One Microvirga thermotolerans DNA window includes the following coding sequences:
- the trmB gene encoding tRNA (guanine(46)-N(7))-methyltransferase TrmB, protein MTEASERAGAFFGRRKGKRLRAGQDDLIRTLLPALRVDPRTAPDAQFPRAGRETWLEIGFGGGEHLAAQARAHRDVNVIGCEPFVNGMAKLLAAVDQEKLDNVRVWDEDVTDLLPQLPEACLDRVYILYPDPWPKRRQRKRRLVSDETLKALARVMKPGAELRFASDIDNYVGWVLARVLRSPDFRWIAERPDDWRKPYEGWPGTRYEAKAIREGRVPSYLRIVRV, encoded by the coding sequence ATGACCGAAGCCTCCGAACGGGCCGGCGCCTTCTTCGGGCGCCGGAAGGGAAAGAGGCTGCGCGCCGGCCAGGACGACCTGATCCGCACCCTCCTCCCCGCCCTGCGCGTCGACCCGAGGACGGCGCCCGACGCGCAGTTCCCCCGCGCCGGACGGGAGACCTGGCTCGAGATCGGCTTCGGCGGCGGCGAGCACCTCGCCGCCCAGGCCCGCGCCCACCGGGACGTGAACGTCATCGGCTGCGAGCCGTTCGTGAACGGCATGGCGAAGCTCCTCGCCGCGGTCGACCAGGAGAAGCTCGACAACGTCCGCGTCTGGGACGAGGACGTGACCGACCTCCTGCCCCAGCTGCCCGAGGCCTGCCTCGACCGGGTCTACATCCTCTATCCCGATCCGTGGCCCAAGCGCCGGCAGCGCAAGCGCCGGCTCGTCTCCGACGAGACCCTGAAGGCGCTCGCCCGCGTCATGAAGCCGGGCGCGGAGCTGCGCTTCGCCAGCGACATCGACAACTATGTGGGCTGGGTCCTGGCCCGCGTGCTCCGCTCCCCCGACTTCCGCTGGATCGCCGAGCGCCCGGACGACTGGCGGAAGCCTTACGAGGGCTGGCCCGGCACCCGCTACGAGGCCAAGGCGATCCGCGAAGGCCGCGTGCCGAGCTATCTGCGCATCGTGCGGGTGTGA
- a CDS encoding Fur family transcriptional regulator: MAERNSKTARIRRSDAIERACREKGLRMTGQRRIIARILDDAADHPDVVELHRRAAAVDERISLSTVYRTVKLLETKGIIERLDFRDGRSRYEQAAREHHDHLINLETGDVIEFHSDEIEALQTEIARKLGYRVVYHRLELYAVPLDKDEA, from the coding sequence TTGGCGGAACGGAACAGCAAGACGGCACGCATCCGACGGTCCGACGCGATCGAGCGGGCCTGCCGCGAGAAGGGCCTGCGCATGACCGGCCAGCGCCGGATCATCGCCCGCATCCTCGACGACGCCGCCGACCATCCGGACGTGGTGGAGCTGCACCGCCGGGCCGCCGCCGTGGACGAGCGGATCTCCCTCTCGACCGTCTACCGCACCGTGAAGCTCCTCGAGACGAAGGGAATCATCGAGCGGCTCGACTTCCGCGACGGCCGCTCCCGCTACGAGCAGGCGGCGCGGGAGCATCACGACCACCTCATCAACCTGGAGACCGGCGACGTGATCGAGTTCCACTCGGACGAGATCGAGGCCCTGCAGACCGAGATCGCCAGGAAGCTCGGCTACCGCGTCGTCTACCACCGGCTCGAGCTCTACGCGGTCCCTCTCGACAAGGACGAGGCGTGA
- a CDS encoding hemolysin family protein has product MNEDRSRSDRPVRTSPDPDGLREHWYDRVLTRLGLKSRESIRHDLEDALSETVEDTDFSPQERAMLKNVLGFHRIRVDDVMVPRADIVAVSSDTSLGELLSIFRTAGHSRLPVYGETLDDPKGMVHIRDFLDFIAMRADTGNGRPQEDQDGSPPPGPNLGQMDFSMSLASAQILRPVLFVPRSMPAIDLLVRMQATRTHMALVIDEYGGTDGLVSIEDLVEMVVGDIEDEHDDAAAVAVVPSSDGTFIADARASLDEIKETLGVDLTEEEGAEDIDTIGGFIVTLAGRVPSRNELIEGPENLEFEVLDADPRRVKRLRIHRRGAPLAAANGALPPESTAAE; this is encoded by the coding sequence ATGAACGAAGATCGAAGTCGCAGCGACCGCCCCGTCCGGACGAGCCCGGACCCCGACGGGCTGCGCGAGCACTGGTACGACCGGGTCCTGACCCGCCTCGGCCTGAAATCCCGCGAATCCATCCGCCACGACCTGGAGGACGCCCTCTCCGAAACCGTCGAGGACACGGACTTCTCGCCCCAGGAGCGGGCGATGCTCAAGAACGTGCTCGGCTTCCACCGCATCCGCGTCGACGACGTGATGGTGCCGCGGGCGGACATCGTGGCCGTGTCCTCCGACACCAGTCTGGGCGAGCTGCTCAGCATCTTCAGGACGGCCGGCCATTCCCGCCTGCCCGTCTACGGCGAGACCCTCGACGACCCGAAGGGGATGGTCCACATCCGCGACTTCCTCGACTTCATCGCCATGCGGGCGGACACGGGCAACGGGCGCCCGCAGGAGGACCAGGACGGCAGCCCGCCCCCCGGCCCGAACCTGGGCCAGATGGACTTCTCCATGTCCCTCGCCTCGGCCCAGATCCTGCGGCCGGTGCTGTTCGTGCCCCGCTCGATGCCCGCCATCGACCTGCTGGTGCGGATGCAGGCGACCCGCACCCACATGGCCCTCGTCATCGACGAGTACGGGGGCACGGACGGCCTGGTCTCCATCGAGGACCTGGTCGAGATGGTGGTGGGCGACATCGAGGACGAGCACGACGACGCGGCGGCCGTCGCGGTGGTGCCGAGCTCCGACGGCACCTTCATCGCCGACGCCCGGGCGAGCCTCGACGAGATCAAGGAGACCCTCGGCGTCGACCTGACGGAGGAGGAGGGTGCGGAGGACATCGACACCATCGGCGGCTTCATCGTGACGCTCGCCGGGCGCGTGCCCTCCCGCAACGAGCTGATCGAGGGGCCCGAGAACCTGGAGTTCGAGGTGCTCGACGCGGATCCCCGCCGGGTCAAGCGGCTGCGCATCCACCGCCGGGGCGCCCCCCTCGCCGCGGCGAACGGCGCCCTCCCCCCCGAGAGCACCGCCGCCGAATGA
- the tsaB gene encoding tRNA (adenosine(37)-N6)-threonylcarbamoyltransferase complex dimerization subunit type 1 TsaB, whose translation MRILAIDTALGACSACLFETGGNEPLARETIPMERGHAEALLPLIDRVTSQVDGGFGTLGRVAVTVGPGSYTGLRVGIAAARAIGLAAGIPVVGVATLSAFLAPLMAGERRGLFTAAIDARHGQIYVQAIGAGGRAIIPPSLMGYREVIRLLGSGPLLVAGTAAEALAVEARAQGVEVAVCDQAPGPDIAWVARLGAIADPAQALPKPLYLREPDAKPQDGARIARR comes from the coding sequence GTGCGCATCCTTGCCATCGACACCGCGCTCGGCGCCTGCTCGGCCTGCCTGTTCGAGACCGGCGGGAACGAGCCGCTCGCGCGCGAGACCATTCCCATGGAGCGCGGGCACGCGGAGGCCCTGCTGCCCCTGATCGACCGGGTCACCTCCCAGGTGGACGGCGGGTTCGGCACCCTCGGCCGCGTCGCCGTGACGGTCGGGCCGGGCAGCTATACGGGCCTGCGGGTCGGCATCGCCGCCGCCCGCGCCATCGGGCTCGCCGCCGGGATCCCGGTGGTGGGCGTGGCGACGCTCTCCGCCTTCCTCGCGCCGCTCATGGCCGGGGAGCGGCGGGGCCTCTTCACCGCCGCCATCGACGCCAGGCACGGGCAGATCTACGTGCAGGCCATCGGCGCCGGCGGGCGCGCCATCATTCCCCCGAGCCTGATGGGTTATCGGGAGGTCATCCGCCTCCTCGGGTCCGGCCCGCTCCTGGTGGCCGGCACCGCCGCCGAGGCGCTCGCCGTCGAGGCGCGGGCGCAGGGGGTCGAGGTGGCCGTCTGCGACCAGGCGCCTGGACCCGACATCGCCTGGGTGGCGCGGCTCGGCGCCATCGCCGATCCGGCGCAGGCCCTGCCGAAGCCGCTCTACCTGCGCGAGCCGGACGCCAAGCCGCAGGACGGGGCGCGAATCGCCCGGCGATGA
- a CDS encoding GNAT family N-acetyltransferase encodes MSVLGRFLQPPGIRIAPLGTEAAGRLAAIHASAFARPWSSLEFARLLGERSHVADGLFVGRSAEPSGFVLSRAVLDEAEILTIALAPAERGRGRSRRLLDAHLEGLARRGVRRVHLEVEDANRPALALYRGRGFRETGRRPGYYLKEDGTRATALTMALDL; translated from the coding sequence ATGAGCGTCCTCGGCCGGTTCCTCCAGCCGCCGGGCATCCGGATCGCCCCCCTCGGGACGGAAGCGGCCGGGCGGCTCGCGGCGATCCATGCGAGCGCCTTCGCCCGTCCCTGGAGCAGCCTGGAATTCGCCCGCCTGCTCGGCGAGCGCTCCCACGTGGCCGACGGGCTCTTCGTGGGACGGTCGGCCGAGCCCTCCGGCTTCGTGCTGTCGCGGGCGGTCCTCGACGAGGCGGAGATCCTCACCATCGCCCTCGCCCCCGCGGAGCGGGGCAGGGGCCGTTCGCGCCGGCTCCTCGACGCGCACCTGGAGGGGCTCGCCCGCCGCGGCGTGCGCCGGGTCCACCTGGAGGTGGAGGACGCCAACCGCCCGGCGCTCGCGCTCTATCGCGGGCGCGGCTTCCGCGAGACCGGCCGCAGGCCGGGCTACTACCTCAAGGAGGACGGGACGCGGGCCACGGCCCTGACCATGGCGCTGGACCTATAG
- a CDS encoding PhoH family protein, producing MRQADNVTARAQKGRTPAQLHPGVEEEAEIILTFEDNRLASLVFGQYDQNLAHLERRLNVAAIANGNRVTVKGTPESSELARRVLEGLYERARQGMGVALGDVDGAIEESTLQGSLFPAEEPTLPGITAFDQIATRKRGPVRARNAAQNAYIKALKHHELVFAEGPAGTGKTWLAVGYAVSLLEQGQADRLILSRPAVEAGERLGFLPGDMREKVDPYLRPIYDALYDFMEARHVDRGLQTGMIEIAPLAFMRGRTLTNAVVLLDEAQNTTTMQMKMFLTRLGEGSRMIVTGDPTQIDLPPGQKSGLVEAVRILDGVEGIARVTFREQDVVRHDLVRRIVAAYDTDARRDQAQPPREPARRDQDRRP from the coding sequence TTGAGGCAAGCGGACAACGTGACCGCGCGAGCGCAGAAGGGCCGCACCCCCGCGCAGCTGCATCCCGGCGTCGAGGAGGAGGCCGAGATCATCCTCACCTTCGAAGACAACCGCCTCGCCAGCCTCGTCTTCGGCCAGTACGACCAGAACCTCGCCCATCTCGAGCGGCGGCTGAACGTGGCCGCCATCGCCAACGGCAATCGGGTCACCGTGAAGGGGACGCCGGAGAGCTCCGAGCTCGCCCGCCGGGTCCTGGAGGGCCTCTACGAGCGCGCCCGCCAGGGCATGGGCGTCGCCCTCGGGGACGTGGACGGAGCCATCGAGGAGAGCACCCTCCAGGGCAGCCTCTTCCCCGCCGAGGAGCCGACCCTGCCGGGGATCACCGCCTTCGACCAGATCGCGACCCGCAAGCGCGGCCCGGTCCGGGCCCGCAACGCGGCGCAGAACGCCTACATCAAGGCCCTCAAGCATCACGAGCTCGTCTTCGCGGAAGGACCCGCCGGCACCGGCAAGACCTGGCTTGCGGTGGGCTACGCGGTCTCCCTGCTGGAGCAGGGCCAGGCGGACCGCCTGATCCTCTCCCGCCCGGCGGTGGAGGCGGGCGAGCGGCTCGGCTTCCTGCCCGGCGACATGCGGGAGAAGGTCGATCCCTACCTGCGCCCGATCTACGACGCCCTCTACGACTTCATGGAGGCCCGGCACGTGGACCGGGGGCTCCAGACCGGCATGATCGAGATCGCGCCGCTCGCCTTCATGCGCGGGCGCACCCTCACCAACGCGGTGGTGCTCCTCGACGAGGCGCAGAACACCACCACCATGCAGATGAAGATGTTCCTCACCCGGCTCGGGGAGGGCTCGCGGATGATCGTCACCGGCGACCCGACCCAGATCGACCTGCCGCCCGGCCAGAAATCCGGCCTCGTCGAGGCGGTGCGGATCCTCGACGGGGTCGAGGGCATCGCCCGCGTCACCTTCCGGGAGCAGGACGTGGTCCGGCACGACCTCGTCCGCCGCATCGTCGCCGCCTACGACACGGATGCCCGCCGGGACCAGGCCCAGCCGCCCCGCGAGCCGGCGCGCCGGGACCAGGACCGCCGGCCGTGA
- a CDS encoding helix-turn-helix domain-containing protein: MKKSTGSIDKEIGSRVRMRRISVGMSQEKLGDLLGLTFQQVQKYEKGTNRISASRLVDIAKILGVDIHFFFNGIQSGKEGSGFAEESSPYISDVMSTPEGLQLVRTFTAIKNPRVRKSIVQLVSALAAQEGEEAERSS; encoded by the coding sequence ATGAAGAAGTCGACCGGCTCCATCGACAAGGAAATCGGAAGCAGGGTGCGCATGCGCCGGATCTCGGTCGGCATGAGCCAGGAGAAGCTCGGCGACCTGCTCGGCCTGACCTTCCAGCAGGTCCAGAAATACGAGAAGGGCACCAACCGCATCAGCGCGAGCCGCCTCGTCGACATCGCGAAGATCCTCGGCGTCGACATCCATTTCTTCTTCAACGGCATCCAGAGCGGCAAGGAGGGTTCCGGCTTCGCCGAGGAGAGCTCTCCCTACATCTCCGACGTCATGTCGACCCCGGAAGGGCTGCAGCTCGTCCGCACGTTCACGGCGATCAAGAACCCGAGGGTCCGCAAGAGCATCGTCCAGCTCGTCTCCGCCCTGGCCGCCCAGGAGGGGGAGGAGGCGGAGCGTTCGTCGTAA
- the metK gene encoding methionine adenosyltransferase, which produces MRRSSYLFTSESVSEGHPDKVCDRISDAVVDAYLAAEPEARVACETLATTNRVVIAGEVRGPESITKDRVIELARDAIKDIGYEQEGFHWKNADVSVYLHAQSAHIAQGVDASGNKDEGAGDQGIMFGYACNETPELMPAPIFYAHKILEDLTQARKAKANGASVLGPDAKSQVTVRYENGRPVGVTQIVLSTQHLDEKLTSDDVREIVEPYIRKTLPAGWVTPETVWHVNPTGKFVIGGPDGDCGLTGRKIIVDTYGGAAPHGGGAFSGKDPTKVDRSAAYAARYLAKNVVAAGLAERCTLQLSYAIGVAKPLSIYVDLHGTGRVDEGRLETVLMDAMDLSPRGIRTHLGLNRPIYARTAAYGHFGRKPDSEGGFSWERTDLADALKAALA; this is translated from the coding sequence GTGCGGCGGTCAAGCTATCTGTTCACCAGCGAGTCGGTTTCCGAGGGCCATCCGGACAAGGTCTGCGACCGGATCTCGGACGCGGTCGTCGACGCCTATCTCGCCGCCGAGCCCGAGGCCCGCGTGGCCTGCGAGACCCTCGCCACCACCAACCGCGTGGTCATCGCCGGCGAGGTGCGCGGCCCCGAATCGATCACCAAGGACCGGGTGATCGAGCTCGCCCGGGACGCGATCAAGGACATCGGCTACGAGCAGGAAGGCTTCCACTGGAAGAACGCGGACGTGTCCGTGTACCTCCATGCCCAGTCGGCCCACATCGCCCAGGGCGTGGACGCCTCCGGCAACAAGGACGAGGGCGCGGGCGACCAGGGCATCATGTTCGGCTATGCCTGCAACGAGACGCCCGAGCTCATGCCGGCGCCGATCTTCTATGCCCACAAGATCCTCGAGGACCTGACCCAGGCCCGCAAGGCCAAGGCGAACGGCGCCTCCGTCCTCGGCCCCGACGCCAAGAGCCAGGTGACCGTGCGCTACGAGAACGGCAGGCCGGTCGGCGTGACCCAGATCGTGCTGTCGACCCAGCACCTGGACGAGAAGCTCACCTCCGACGACGTGCGCGAGATCGTGGAGCCCTACATCCGCAAGACCTTGCCCGCCGGCTGGGTCACGCCCGAGACCGTGTGGCACGTGAACCCCACCGGCAAGTTCGTGATCGGCGGGCCCGACGGCGACTGCGGCCTCACCGGCCGCAAGATCATCGTGGACACCTACGGCGGCGCGGCGCCCCACGGCGGCGGCGCCTTCTCCGGCAAGGACCCGACCAAGGTGGACCGCTCGGCCGCCTACGCGGCGCGCTATCTCGCGAAGAACGTGGTGGCGGCCGGCCTCGCCGAGCGCTGCACCCTGCAGCTCTCCTACGCCATCGGCGTCGCCAAGCCCCTGTCGATCTACGTGGACCTGCACGGGACCGGCCGGGTGGACGAGGGCCGGCTCGAGACCGTCCTGATGGACGCGATGGACCTGTCGCCCCGCGGCATCCGCACGCATCTCGGCCTCAACCGGCCGATCTACGCCCGCACCGCGGCCTACGGCCATTTCGGCCGCAAGCCCGACAGCGAGGGCGGCTTCTCCTGGGAGCGCACCGACCTCGCCGACGCCCTCAAGGCGGCGCTCGCCTGA
- the lnt gene encoding apolipoprotein N-acyltransferase translates to MKRLAQAVTLATGWRRGLLAWIAGAAGALAMPPLGLLPALFLSLTPAVWLIDGSVRDTRRGSLAAAALAGWLWGFGYFVAGLWWLGAAFLVEADQFAWALPFGVLGLPALLAFFPAFGFALARLLWSPGAGRLFAFAFALTASEWLRGHLFTGFPWNALGMALGQNLWLMQSASLVGLYGLTVLATATGAAPALLASDGPARRRWGAPVLAAALLAAMAGFGAWRVPADPLPSVPGVRLRLMQPNLPQDAKFHPGNRQAIMQRYLALSASRPLGVSGDAAAPTHIVWPESAFPFLLHRSPAELNQIATLLPPGTHLVTGAARMDDPLPGEEVGKFYNAIQVIDDRGTILGSYDKVHLVPFGEYVPKFLDALIRAMGLRQFVHIPGGFEPSGRRTTLTVPGLPPVAATICYEAIFPGEFMPEGPRPQLILNVTNDAWFGRTPGPYQHFAQARLRAVEEGLPLVRDANTGISAVVDPYGRVTASLPLGAEGVLDADLPAAIPAPVQARAGTFALTAMLLICLMAAMALRGSRPRRE, encoded by the coding sequence ATGAAGAGGCTCGCGCAGGCCGTGACCCTCGCCACCGGCTGGCGGCGCGGCCTCCTGGCCTGGATCGCCGGGGCCGCGGGGGCGCTCGCCATGCCCCCCCTCGGCCTCCTGCCGGCCCTCTTCCTCTCGCTCACGCCCGCGGTCTGGCTGATCGACGGCTCCGTCCGCGACACGCGCCGGGGGAGCCTCGCGGCGGCGGCGCTCGCCGGCTGGCTCTGGGGCTTCGGGTATTTCGTCGCCGGGCTGTGGTGGCTCGGCGCGGCCTTCCTCGTGGAGGCGGACCAGTTCGCCTGGGCCCTGCCCTTCGGCGTCCTCGGCCTGCCGGCCCTGCTCGCCTTCTTTCCCGCCTTCGGCTTCGCCCTCGCCCGCCTGCTGTGGTCGCCGGGGGCGGGGCGGCTCTTCGCCTTCGCCTTCGCGCTCACCGCGAGCGAGTGGCTGCGCGGCCATCTCTTCACGGGATTTCCCTGGAACGCCCTCGGCATGGCGCTCGGCCAGAACCTCTGGCTGATGCAGAGCGCCTCCCTCGTCGGCCTCTACGGGCTGACCGTCCTCGCGACCGCGACCGGCGCGGCGCCTGCCCTCCTCGCCTCGGACGGGCCGGCCCGCAGGCGCTGGGGCGCGCCCGTCCTCGCCGCCGCGCTGCTCGCCGCCATGGCCGGCTTCGGCGCCTGGCGGGTTCCCGCCGACCCGCTGCCCTCCGTGCCCGGGGTGCGCCTTCGCCTGATGCAGCCGAACCTGCCGCAGGACGCCAAGTTCCACCCGGGCAACCGGCAGGCGATCATGCAGCGCTACCTGGCCTTGAGCGCCAGCCGGCCGCTCGGCGTCTCCGGGGACGCGGCGGCGCCGACCCACATCGTCTGGCCCGAATCCGCCTTTCCCTTCCTGCTCCACCGCAGCCCGGCCGAGCTCAACCAGATCGCCACCCTGCTGCCGCCGGGCACGCATCTCGTCACCGGCGCCGCCCGCATGGACGATCCCCTGCCCGGCGAGGAGGTGGGCAAGTTCTACAACGCCATCCAGGTGATCGACGACCGCGGCACCATCCTCGGCTCCTACGACAAGGTCCACCTGGTGCCCTTCGGCGAATACGTGCCGAAATTCCTCGACGCGCTCATCAGGGCGATGGGGCTGCGCCAGTTCGTGCACATCCCCGGCGGGTTCGAGCCGAGCGGGCGCCGCACGACCCTCACCGTGCCGGGCCTGCCGCCGGTGGCTGCGACAATCTGCTACGAGGCGATCTTTCCCGGCGAGTTCATGCCGGAGGGGCCGCGCCCGCAGCTCATCCTCAACGTGACCAACGACGCCTGGTTCGGCAGAACGCCCGGGCCCTACCAGCACTTCGCCCAGGCCCGTCTGCGCGCGGTGGAGGAGGGGCTGCCCCTCGTCCGCGACGCGAATACGGGGATCTCCGCCGTGGTCGATCCCTACGGCCGCGTGACCGCGAGCCTGCCGCTGGGCGCCGAGGGCGTCCTCGACGCCGACCTGCCCGCCGCCATTCCGGCTCCGGTCCAGGCGCGCGCCGGCACGTTTGCTTTGACGGCCATGCTTCTGATCTGCTTAATGGCGGCGATGGCGCTTCGCGGTTCGCGGCCCCGTCGTGAGTAA
- the ybeY gene encoding rRNA maturation RNase YbeY produces the protein MIAVETVIEAGDWSALPGAEALAQRAAEAAVAAAETDGADVAGEALEASVMLTDDAAIRELNREWRGKDKPTNVLSFPAPEQPGIEGPRHLGDIALAYETLVREAEEESKTLADHFAHLIVHGVLHLLGYDHEVEEEAEAMEALEVKALATLGIADPYRDMAA, from the coding sequence GTGATCGCGGTCGAAACGGTGATCGAGGCGGGCGACTGGTCCGCTCTCCCCGGGGCGGAGGCCCTCGCCCAGCGCGCCGCGGAGGCGGCGGTCGCGGCGGCCGAGACCGACGGCGCGGACGTGGCGGGGGAGGCGCTCGAGGCGAGCGTCATGCTCACGGACGATGCGGCGATCCGGGAGCTCAACCGGGAATGGCGGGGCAAGGACAAGCCGACCAACGTGCTCTCCTTCCCGGCCCCGGAGCAGCCCGGCATCGAAGGCCCTCGCCATCTTGGCGATATTGCATTAGCCTATGAGACGCTGGTTCGCGAGGCGGAGGAGGAATCCAAGACCCTGGCGGACCATTTCGCCCATCTGATCGTCCACGGCGTCCTCCATCTTCTCGGCTACGATCACGAGGTCGAGGAGGAGGCGGAAGCCATGGAGGCCCTGGAGGTGAAGGCGCTCGCCACCCTTGGCATCGCCGATCCCTATCGCGATATGGCAGCCTGA
- a CDS encoding lysophospholipid acyltransferase family protein — protein sequence MSRLGVLLRLGLLGLVALVLIPLQMLALRWNRPVLHLAPMWFHRVLLRLFNVRVTERGRPPGSAPTLVVANHVSWLDIPVIGSLHPLSFIAKSEIEGWPVVGLLARLQRSVFIDRQRRKATAEVNDALAHRLVKGETIVLFAEGTTSDGNRLLPFRSSLVGAAQTALMHDTVEQVFLQPLAIAYIRRDGLPVTRRERPFIAWYGDMELAPHLRTFLEAHPLDVTVTWGEPIPFNGNRKEATAAAEAAVRSALKAA from the coding sequence GTGAGCCGGCTCGGCGTCCTCCTCAGGCTCGGCCTCCTGGGCCTCGTGGCCCTCGTCCTGATTCCGCTGCAGATGCTCGCCCTGCGCTGGAACCGGCCGGTCCTGCACCTTGCGCCCATGTGGTTCCACCGGGTGTTGCTGCGGCTCTTCAACGTGCGGGTGACCGAGCGCGGCCGCCCGCCGGGAAGCGCGCCGACCCTGGTGGTGGCGAATCACGTGTCCTGGCTCGACATCCCGGTCATCGGCTCCCTCCACCCCCTGTCCTTCATCGCCAAGTCGGAGATCGAGGGCTGGCCCGTGGTCGGGCTTCTCGCCAGGCTGCAGCGGTCGGTCTTCATCGACCGGCAGCGGCGCAAGGCGACGGCGGAGGTCAACGACGCCCTCGCCCACCGGCTGGTGAAGGGCGAGACCATCGTGCTCTTCGCGGAGGGCACCACGAGCGACGGCAACCGGCTGCTGCCCTTCCGCTCCTCCCTGGTGGGCGCGGCGCAGACCGCGCTGATGCATGACACGGTGGAGCAGGTCTTCCTCCAGCCCCTCGCCATCGCCTATATCCGCCGCGACGGCCTGCCCGTGACGCGGCGCGAGCGGCCCTTCATCGCCTGGTACGGCGACATGGAGCTCGCCCCCCATCTCCGGACCTTCCTCGAGGCCCACCCCCTGGACGTGACCGTGACCTGGGGCGAGCCGATCCCCTTCAACGGCAACCGCAAGGAGGCGACCGCGGCGGCGGAGGCCGCCGTGCGGAGCGCCCTGAAGGCGGCGTGA
- the miaB gene encoding tRNA (N6-isopentenyl adenosine(37)-C2)-methylthiotransferase MiaB, which translates to MKKVFVKSYGCQMNVYDAERMADVLAAEGYSETAAMEEADLVILNTCHIREKAAEKVYSELGRVRSLKEERAGHGQETRVVVAGCVAQAEGREILRRAPVVDVVVGPQSYHHLPELLRKAQTERVVDTEFPVEDKFDHLPQPSRQKTLSRGVSAFLTIQEGCDKFCTFCVVPYTRGAEVSRPVARILDEAARLADAGVRELTLIGQNVNAYHGEGPDGRVWSLGRLLRRLAEVPGIARLRYTTSHPRDMDDELVAAHGDLAALMPYLHLPVQSGSDRILDAMNRKHTGDEYRRLIERIRRARPDIALSSDFIVGFPGETDADFEETMRLVAEVGFASSFSFKYSPRPGTPAAELEAQIPEPVKAERLARLQNLLETQRQAFNRGTVGQTLDVLVEKPGRHPGQLAGKSPYLQAVHFESDAHRIGDIVTVRIARAGSNSLFGERVGPKDRAAA; encoded by the coding sequence GTGAAGAAAGTCTTCGTCAAATCCTACGGCTGCCAGATGAACGTCTACGACGCCGAACGCATGGCGGACGTTCTCGCGGCCGAGGGCTACAGCGAAACCGCCGCCATGGAGGAGGCCGACCTCGTCATCCTCAACACCTGCCACATCCGGGAGAAGGCGGCGGAGAAGGTCTATTCCGAGCTCGGCCGCGTCCGCAGTCTCAAGGAGGAGCGCGCCGGACACGGGCAGGAGACCAGAGTCGTGGTCGCCGGCTGCGTCGCCCAGGCCGAGGGCCGGGAGATCCTGCGCCGCGCCCCCGTGGTCGACGTGGTGGTGGGTCCCCAGAGCTACCACCACCTGCCCGAGCTCCTGCGCAAGGCGCAGACGGAGCGGGTGGTCGACACCGAGTTCCCCGTCGAGGACAAGTTCGACCACCTGCCGCAGCCGAGCCGCCAGAAGACCCTGAGCCGCGGCGTCTCGGCCTTCCTCACCATCCAGGAGGGCTGCGACAAGTTCTGCACGTTCTGTGTGGTGCCCTACACCCGCGGCGCGGAGGTCTCGCGCCCCGTGGCCCGGATCCTCGACGAGGCGGCGCGCCTCGCCGATGCCGGCGTGCGCGAGCTGACGCTCATCGGGCAGAACGTGAACGCCTATCACGGGGAAGGCCCGGACGGACGCGTCTGGTCGCTCGGACGCCTGCTCCGGCGTCTCGCCGAGGTGCCGGGCATCGCGCGGCTGCGCTACACCACGAGCCACCCCCGCGACATGGACGACGAGCTCGTCGCCGCCCACGGGGACCTCGCGGCCCTGATGCCCTACCTGCACCTGCCCGTGCAGTCGGGCTCCGACCGCATCCTCGACGCCATGAACCGCAAGCACACGGGCGACGAATACCGCCGCCTGATCGAGCGGATCCGCAGGGCGCGTCCGGACATCGCCCTGTCCTCCGACTTCATCGTCGGCTTCCCCGGCGAGACGGACGCCGATTTCGAGGAAACCATGCGGCTCGTGGCCGAGGTGGGCTTCGCCAGCTCCTTCTCCTTCAAGTACAGCCCGCGCCCGGGCACGCCCGCGGCGGAGCTCGAGGCCCAGATCCCCGAGCCGGTGAAGGCGGAGCGGCTGGCGCGGCTGCAAAACCTGTTGGAAACCCAAAGACAGGCTTTCAATCGCGGAACCGTGGGCCAGACTCTCGACGTTCTCGTGGAGAAGCCGGGCCGCCACCCGGGCCAGCTGGCGGGCAAGTCGCCCTACCTGCAGGCGGTCCATTTCGAGAGCGACGCGCACCGGATCGGCGACATCGTGACGGTCCGGATCGCCCGGGCGGGCTCCAACAGCCTGTTCGGGGAACGGGTCGGGCCCAAGGACCGGGCAGCGGCCTGA